A single window of Nicotiana tomentosiformis chromosome 1, ASM39032v3, whole genome shotgun sequence DNA harbors:
- the LOC138903537 gene encoding uncharacterized protein: protein MWALKKLNLEWDVASNLRVEQLNEVDELWYHAYTISSLYKEKMKYLHDKYILNNEVKEGDLVLLFNSRLQMLLGKLKSKWSGPFEVVSVTPFGALDLKNKNNEVFRVNGHRVKPYLGKELCSGKVAKCE from the exons atgtgggctttgaagaagctaaatcttgagtgggatgtcgcctCCAACTTAAGGGTGGAACAATTGAATGAGGTAGATGAATTGtggtaccatgcatatacaaTTTCATCCctatacaaggagaagatgaagtaccttcatgacaagtACATTCTGAACAATGAGgttaaagaaggtgatcttgtgttattgttcaattctcgattACAGATGTTGctgggaaagttgaagtctaaatggagtggaccgtttgaagttgtgagtgtgacaccctttggtgcattggacttgaagaataaaaataatgaagtgtttagagtcaatggccACCGGGTAAAGCCCTATCTGGGAAAG gaactgtgctcagGAAAAGTGGCTAAGTGTGaataa